The following proteins are encoded in a genomic region of Bradyrhizobium sp. SK17:
- the lspA gene encoding signal peptidase II — protein MTAPVRAGALAAVITLIADQASKLWLLHVLDIARHAPVTVTPFFDLVLAMNPGISFGWFQSETPSAQILLMAIKAAAVIALAIWMARSRTWLATLSLGLIIGGAIGNGIDRFAYGAVVDFALFHVEIAGKTYNWYIFNLADVAIVAGVAALLYDSVLGTPAVKAP, from the coding sequence ATGACCGCTCCCGTTCGCGCCGGTGCGCTGGCGGCGGTCATCACCCTGATCGCCGACCAGGCCTCCAAGCTCTGGCTGCTCCATGTCCTCGACATCGCGCGCCATGCCCCGGTGACGGTGACGCCGTTCTTCGACCTGGTGCTGGCCATGAATCCCGGCATCAGCTTCGGCTGGTTCCAGAGCGAGACCCCGTCGGCCCAGATCCTGCTGATGGCGATCAAGGCCGCTGCCGTGATCGCGCTGGCGATCTGGATGGCGCGGTCGCGGACCTGGCTTGCGACACTTTCGCTCGGCTTGATCATCGGCGGCGCCATCGGCAACGGGATCGACCGTTTTGCCTATGGCGCGGTGGTCGATTTCGCCCTGTTTCACGTCGAGATCGCCGGAAAAACCTATAATTGGTACATTTTCAACCTCGCCGATGTGGCGATCGTTGCTGGGGTGGCGGCCCTGCTGTATGATTCCGTGTTGGGGACCCCCGCCGTAAAAGCGCCCTGA